From the Saccharomycodes ludwigii strain NBRC 1722 chromosome I, whole genome shotgun sequence genome, one window contains:
- the RPL32 gene encoding 60S ribosomal protein eL32 (similar to Saccharomyces cerevisiae YBL092W | RPL32 | Ribosomal Protein of the Large subunit) → MAASLPHPKIVKKHTKKFKRHHSDRYDRVSENWRKQKGIDSVVRRRFRGNISEPTIGYGSNKKTKYLSPSGHKVVSVSNIKDLELLTMHTRTFAAEIAHNVSSKNRVVILAKAKALGVKVTNPKGRLALEA, encoded by the coding sequence ATGGCCGCTTCTTTACCACACCCAAAGATTGTTAAGAAACATACCAAGAAATTCAAGCGTCATCACTCTGACAGATATGATAGAGTTTCTGAAAACTGGAGAAAGCAAAAAGGTATTGATTCCGTTGTTAGAAGAAGATTCAGAGGTAACATTAGTGAGCCAACTATTGGTTACGGTTCTAACAAAAAGACCAAGTACTTGTCTCCATCTGGTCACAAAGTTGTTTCTGTTTCCAACATCAAAGATTTGGAATTGTTAACCATGCACACCAGAACTTTTGCTGCTGAAATTGCTCACAACGTTTCTTCCAAGAACAGAGTTGTTATTTTGGCCAAGGCCAAGGCTTTAGGTGTTAAAGTCACTAATCCAAAGGGTCGTTTGGCTTTGGAGGCTTAA
- the SCS22 gene encoding phospholipid metabolism-regulating protein SCS22 (similar to Saccharomyces cerevisiae YER120W | SCS2 | Suppressor of Choline Sensitivity (paralog of YBL091C-A | SCS22)), which translates to MSAPVEIEPSVLEYKRKKRILLSLLTAPFTQQSIEYITITNKSEERIAFKVKTTAPKFYCVRPNAATVAPGEQIQVQVILLGLTEEPESDYKCRDKFLVITLPCPYDLGESSVADTWSQLEAEFKSHSYSKKIKVKYLTETTAAPVTEAKPETIEAVPSQTNNEPVTIDAVKDAEVEHEKQALNDNEISPITSTNPTNNTTSVTPTAPATEATSVTTDDDTSNVANTNSNDGYPKENNNSEDTTNKMAEKVNTTTTNSSKTDNELLFSVAFFLLLVVILIAWVFR; encoded by the exons atgtcCGCACCTGTTGAAATTGAACCAAGTGTTTTGGAATACAAAC gaaaaaaacgtattttattgtcattattaaCAGCACCATTTACCCAACAATCAATCGAATATATTACCATTACCAACAAATCTGAAGAAAGAATTGCATTTAAAGTGAAAACCACTGCTCCTAAATTTTATTGTGTAAGACCAAATGCAGCAACTGTCGCCCCTGGTGAACAAATCCAAGTCCAGGTCATACTTTTAGGCTTAACTGAAGAACCAGAATCTGATTACAAATGTCGTGATAAATTCTTAGTTATAACGTTGCCCTGCCCATACGACTTGGGTGAAAGCAGCGTTGCTGACACATGGTCTCAATTAGAAGCTGAATTTAAATCACACAGCTATTCAAAGAAGATCAAAGTCAAGTATTTAACTGAGACCACTGCTGCCCCTGTTACCGAAGCTAAACCAGAAACTATTGAAGCTGTTCCATCTCAGACTAATAATGAGCCTGTCACTATTGATGCGGTTAAGGATGCTGAAGTTGAACACGAAAAACAAGctttaaatgataatgaaattTCACCTATTACTTCTACTAACCCAACTAATAACACCACCAGTGTTACTCCCACTGCCCCTGCTACTGAAGCCACCTCTGTCACTACTGATGACGATACATCTAATGTTGCTAACACAAATAGTAATGATGGTTATcctaaagaaaataataattctgaGGATACTACCAATAAGATGGCggaaaaagttaatacTACTACAACCAACTCATCCAAAACTGATAACGAACTCTTATTTAGTGTggctttctttttattgttagttGTTATTCTTATTGCCTGGGTTTTCCGTTAG
- the AVT5 gene encoding amino acid transporter (similar to Saccharomyces cerevisiae YER119C | AVT6 | Amino acid Vacuolar Transport (paralog of YBL089W | AVT5)), whose translation MPTATAKSGAITLLHTACGAGILAMPFAFKTNGLILGTVSIIFSCMCATFGLMCQAKASKYSPHPNAISFFQLAQLTYPSLGVVFDIAIAIKCFGVSVSYLIVVGDLLPQIVNDIFQIDSLSDSLLLNRKLHITLVMFFIVGPLCFIKKLDSLKHASTIAISSVAYLALLVIFHFIWPSQEIKDLRGTVDWLKPKPDTVDGSFLSSFTIFVFAYTCHHNTFSVISDLNNKTVPNIQKMILIAMCSALLIYTIIGTMGYATFGNNIRGNIITMYPSSISTTIGRIGILFLVMFAYPLQCHPCRASIHNILTHYSCKTDNTINDENSPLTENAGVSQIENDIHLEENSPLVHVSTPDLADKQFILITITILICSYLLAITVRSLATMLSVVGATGSTSISFILPGIFAYKLIGSEYQQNHNSPGYSGAIPTSLKIFKKLALCLSIWGVIVMVTSLYSTFFL comes from the coding sequence ATGCCTACTGCAACTGCAAAATCTGGCGCTATTACTTTACTACATACAGCTTGTGGTGCAGGCATACTAGCCATGCCATTTGCATTCAAAACCAATGGTTTAATATTGGGCACAGTTTCAATCATTTTTAGTTGTATGTGTGCCACATTTGGCTTAATGTGCCAAGCAAAAGCTTCCAAGTATTCCCCACATCCAAACGCCatatcattttttcaattggcCCAATTGACCTATCCATCCTTGGGTGTCGTATTTGATATAGCAATTGCCATAAAGTGTTTTGGTGTATCTGTTTCATATTTAATTGTAGTTGGCGATTTGTTACCTCAGATCGTAAAtgatattttccaaattgaTTCTTTATCAGActcattgttattaaatagGAAACTCCATATTACTTTagttatgttttttattgttggtccattatgttttattaaaaagttgGATTCTTTAAAACATGCATCCACTATTGCTATAAGTAGTGTAGCATATCTAGCATTATTAGTAATCTTTCATTTCATTTGGCCCAGTCAAGAGATTAAAGATTTAAGGGGCACCGTCGATTGGTTAAAACCTAAGCCCGATACAGTCGATGGTTCCTTTCTATCAAGTTTTACCATATTTGTTTTCGCCTACACATGTCATCACAATACGTTTTCTGTCATCAGTGatctaaataataaaactgtgccaaatatacaaaaaatgattCTCATAGCAATGTGTTCGGCCCTACTAATATATACTATTATAGGGACTATGGGGTATGCCACATTTGGTAATAACATCAGGGGCAACATCATCACCATGTACCCATCTTCAATTTCAACTACTATTGGTAGAATAGGCATCTTATTTCTAGTTATGTTTGCTTATCCCCTACAATGCCATCCTTGTAGGGCATCTATTCATAATATACTAACTCATTATAGCTGTAAAACTGATAATACGATAAACGATGAAAATTCACCACTCACAGAAAATGCCGGGGTATCCCAGattgaaaatgatattcACTTGGAGGAAAATTCACCATTGGTGCATGTTTCAACGCCTGATTTAGCAGACAAGCAATTTATCCtaattactattactatctTGATCTGTTCTTATTTATTGGCTATCACAGTCAGATCACTTGCTACCATGCTATCCGTTGTTGGAGCTACTGGTTCAACCTCaatatcatttattttaccAGGTATTTTTGCCTACAAGCTAATTGGATCGGaatatcaacaaaatcACAACTCGCCAGGGTATTCCGGAGCAATTCCAAcctctttaaaaatatttaaaaagttgGCATTATGTTTAAGTATATGGGGTGTTATAGTTATGGTTACTTCGTTGTAttctactttttttttataa
- the MAP2 gene encoding methionine aminopeptidase (similar to Saccharomyces cerevisiae YBL091C | MAP2 | Methionine AminoPeptidase), which produces MNATSVVVVENKDTPVTKESLLPINDNDNHTTAKDNATQGDLTTNEKKKKKKKKKKNNIKDIELFYPDEIYPQGEWMEYKNTNLKRTTAEETRSLERDAQREQEWNDMRKGAEIHRRVRKNLMNKIKPGLTLTEIVNIVEDATRKFTNSTDPQKTDYKLQGIGFPTGVSLNSCAAHFTPNAGDKTVLNYEDVLKVDFGVHVNGNIIDCAWTVAFDEKYDNLLQAVKEATNTGIETAGIDVRLTDIGEAIQEVMESYEVELDGETYPIKCCRNLCGHNISPYKIHGGKSVPIVKNGDETKMEEGEHFAIETFGTTGRGYVVPKGECSHYALSDEANGSTPNLLSAQNLLRVIKDNFGTLPFCRRYLDRLDQDKYLYALNNLVRNGYVQDYLPLCDVAGSYTAQFEHTILLHSNKKEVVSRGEDY; this is translated from the coding sequence atgaatgCCACatctgttgttgttgttgaaaataaagacaCACCAGTTACAAAAGAATCACTTTTACCTATTAATGACAATGATAATCATACTACAGCTAAAGACAATGCTACTCAAGGGGACTTGACAACAAacgaaaagaaaaagaagaaaaagaagaaaaagaaaaataatattaaagatATAGAACTATTTTATCCAGACGAAATATATCCACAAGGTGAATGGATGGAGtacaaaaatacaaatttaaaaagaacTACAGCTGAAGAAACACGTTCATTAGAAAGAGATGCACAAAGAGAACAAGAATGGAACGATATGCGTAAAGGTGCAGAAATACATCGTCGTGTGCGTAAGAATTTAATGAATAAGATTAAGCCTGGATTGACATTAACTGAAATTGTAAACATTGTTGAGGATGCTACTAGGAAATTTACCAATTCTACAGATCCACAAAAAACCGATTATAAACTACAAGGTATTGGATTCCCCACTGGAGTTTCATTAAACAGTTGTGCTGCACATTTCACGCCCAATGCTGGAGATAAAACAGTTTTAAATTATGAAGATGTTTTGAAGGTTGACTTTGGTGTTCATGTGAATGGGAATATCATTGACTGTGCCTGGACAGTTGCATTTGATGAAAAGTATGACAATTTGTTACAAGCTGTTAAAGAGGCAACTAATACAGGGATTGAGACTGCTGGTATTGATGTTAGATTGACTGATATTGGCGAAGCCATCCAAGAGGTTATGGAGTCTTATGAAGTGGAACTTGATGGTGAAACTTATCCTATAAAATGTTGCAGGAATTTGTGTGGACATAATATCAGCCCTTACAAGATCCATGGAGGGAAATCTGTTCctattgttaaaaatggaGATGAAACTAAAATGGAAGAGGGGGAACATTTTGCTATTGAAACATTTGGTACAACCGGTAGAGGATATGTTGTACCAAAGGGAGAATGCTCGCACTATGCGCTTAGTGATGAGGCCAATGGCAGTACACCGAATTTGTTGAGTGCACAAAACTTATTAAGAGTGATTAAGGATAATTTTGGTACATTACCGTTTTGTCGTAGATATTTGGATAGATTAGATCAGgacaaatatttgtatgCATTGAATAATTTAGTTAGAAATGGGTATGTTCAAGATTATCTACCATTATGTGATGTTGCTGGTAGTTACACAGCTCAATTTGAGCATACTATCTTATTGCATAGTAATAAGAAAGAGGTTGTATCGAGAGGAGAAGattattaa
- the MRP21 gene encoding mitochondrial 37S ribosomal protein bS21m (similar to Saccharomyces cerevisiae YBL090W | MRP21 | Mitochondrial Ribosomal Protein), with protein MLARHSLKLFILPRRAFSSTILALNNDPSTLLNPSNIINNNNNKLTSDFITNLADKSLKYSNANNNELKQSIKSIDLDSNPREDALTSKMFGIKAGRTVSVIKGNTSDSFRVLQSIVRENNIAHDKRKQRFYLKPGKLREAKKSQKHRKEFMKGFKRLIEIVKDAKRKGY; from the coding sequence atgttgGCAAGACACAGTTTGAAACTCTTCATTTTACCAAGAAGAGCATTTAGTTCCACTATATTAGCTTTAAATAATGATCCATCCACCCTTTTAAACCCatcaaatattattaataacaataataacaagtTAACTTCAGATTTTATTACCAACTTAGCTGATAAGAGTTTAAAATATAGTAATGCTAACAACAATGAATTGAAACAATCCATTAAATCTATAGACCTAGACTCTAATCCCAGAGAAGATGCTTTAACTTCTAAAATGTTTGGTATTAAAGCCGGTAGAACAGTTAGTGTTATAAAGGGGAATACCAGTGATTCTTTTAGAGTTTTACAAAGTATTGTaagagaaaataatattgctCATgacaaaagaaaacaaaggttttatttaaaacctGGTAAGCTTAGAGAAGCCAAGAAATCCCAAAAACATAGAAAAGAATTCATGAAGGGTTTCAAGAGATTAATTGAAATTGTTAAAGATGCAAAAAGAAAGGGGTATTGA